The Pleurocapsa minor HA4230-MV1 nucleotide sequence AACGTTTGAGGGATGGCACGATTAACCGTTTTTGTAGCCAATTGCGTGTCTGCGCAAAACCGCGATCTATAAATATTGCACCGATTAAAGCTTTGCAAGCCTGTTCAAAGGGATTACTTTGCTTGACTCGTAAACGATGACGTTCTTCTTTAAGATCCAAAAATGGATAAAATTCGCCTAGCTGTAAATCGTACCAAAAATTAGTTAGTCTTTCTGATTCGGTTAACTTACTCACCAATGCCTTTTGTTTTCCTACCTGAAAGTGAGAAAAATTCCAATAAATGTAGTCAACCAAAACTAAATTAAGAATTGCCTCCCCTAAAAGTTCCAAACGCTGATTGTTAATTTCAGGCTCATCAATTAGCTTGGCATAGGAAGAATGAATCAATGCTAGGCGAAGAGTTTGATCGTATTTAAAATTGATGCCAATCTTGTTCTCGATTTGTGATGGTTCCCAATTATTATTCATTGCTAATGTTGAAGTGATTCCCTGTTAACAAGACTACCTAAGATATATCGGCTAATGACAAAACTATAGAATATAGATAGATCTAATCCCACCGCTAATCGATAAAGTTATGGTTTCTGTATTTAAATGGTCGATCGCCGATTGGCATGAACTTAATCGAGATAATTAGTAATCAGTAATCACTCTTCTCCTGCATGATAAGAACTTCTAACCAATGGTGCAGAACGAACATGAGAAAACCCCAGATCTTGAGCTATTGCTCCTAAACGAGTAAATTCATCAGGAGTCCAATATTTGACTACAGGAAGATGAGCCAAAGAAGGACGCATATATTGACCGAGAGTAAGGCGATCGCATTTAATTTGCCGTAAATCTTTTAAAGTCTGAATTACCTCTGCTTCTGTCTCTCCTAACCCCAACATCAAACCTGATTTAGTAGCAATACTGGAGTCTATTTCTTTGACGAAGCGTAAAACATTAAGCGAGCGATCGTATTTTGCACCTCGTCTAACAGGTGCTTGTAAACGGGGAACAGTCTCTAAATTGTGATTGTAGCAAACAGGTTTGGCTGTGACGACGGTTGCCACTCGCTGCTGTTGACTAATATCTGCCGATTTACCACTCCAAAAATCGGGGGTTAGTACTTCAATTTGAGTTGATGGATTTTCTTGGCGTATAGCTGTCATCACTCTCACAAACCAAGCTGCACCGCCATCATCTAGATCGTCCCTCGCAACAGAGGTTAACACCACGTAGCGTAAGCCTAATAATTTAACAGCATCAGCTACCTTTTTTGGCTCATCAGGATCGAGAATCATCGGTGCATGACCCTTTTCTACCTGACAAAAAGCACAAGCGCGAGTACAAGTCTGACCCATTAATAAGAAAGTGGCAGTCCGATTGCTGTAGCATTCTCCACGATTAGGACATCTTCCTTCTTCACAGATAGTATGAATGTCTCTCTGTTTAATAATTTTCTGTACGGTAGACAGTTCACTTGCCTTACCGATAGGTCGCTTTAACCACGCAGGTAAAGAAGTCGCTTCAGTATGCCAATGGTTTTTGGTTGAAGAATGTGCAGAGTGATTCATAATTTATTGACGATTAGCAAAAGTATTGTAAATTAGTTATTTTCAAAGTCATTAGTTTTTAATTTTTAGCTCATGTAAAAAGCATTAAGTCAGGCTGATTCAGCTACGTAATACATCATCTAAATTTAAAGACCGTTTAATTAAAGCGCTTTTGTGGCTTGAAATTAGCACTCGGCGTAAATTACAAAAATAATTATTTATTAGATGTTTTTTCCTGTTATTTTAGTAATTCAAAAGGGAACTCTAAACTTGTAACCCAAAACTAACTGTCAAAACCAGTCTAGTCGATATCAGGTATCAAGAGTTAGTCGCTTAGGAGTAAATCGTGTCAACCCACAAAATTCTAGTTATTGATGATAGTAAAGTCATTAGAATGCGAGTCAAAGATATGTTGCCAGAGGGTAATTTTGACATTATTGAAGCCAAAGATGGTCTTGAAGGATTCAACTTAATTAGAACAGAAAATCCCAATTTAATTATGTTAGATTTTCTGTTACCAAAAATGAGTGGGTGGGAAGTATATCAAGAGATCCAGAAGCAATCACAATATCGCTCAATTCCCTTGGTTTTGATGTCTGGTCGCAAGGAAGAAGTCACCGATAAAATTACTGAGCCTTTTGAATATTTTTCCTTTGTCGAAAAACCTTTTGATAAAGAACAGCTCATTAATGCGATTCGCGATGCAATGATGAAGGCGAAAAAACAGCCGCAAGCATTGGTTACAGCATCCCCCAAAGCAGCTAGTGGAGCTAATGCCAATCTTTCTGCCTTAACCGCTGAAATTGAGTATTTAAAGTCTAAAGTTTACCGTCTAGAACAAGAGTCAGAGCAGATGAAAAAACAGTTTAATCAACTTGTCACTTTTATCAAGCAAAAACTGAGATAATTTTTGGCGCGACGATGATCTTAAATTGCGATCGCTAACTAAGAAATCAATTTTTGCTCAATTTTACCGATAATTATTAGACGGCTATTGACACCTGCTAAAGTTGTGGATAGCAACTACTGTGTTTGCTAGTGCAAGAATTGTGACTTATGCTATTTATCAACCAAGCTTAATGAACAATCAAGCTATTTTTGTCTTTAAAATACTGCTATTTTCTCTTGGATTATCTTTGTTAGTTAAGTATGGAGGCCGATATCTAGAGCTTCAGCCCACTACAATTACTGCTTTAACTATTGTTTTAATGCCATCTGTGGTTATTGGTTTAATCTTGGGCTGGCGCTACTATCAGAGTTAATTAAGCACTAAATTGCACAAATAACATCGTAACTAGATTATTTCCCGTGAATTATCAATAATATATTAGATAGCAAAACTCAAAAATTAGGTTAATCTATAGGCCAACTTTATGCCTGCTATGCTCAACCAAAGGAGTTTAAAAAAGTGAATTTTGGTGCTTGGATTGGTCTAATTGTCTTTTTTATCTCCATATATATATTGTGGCAAATCAAGCAGTTACTGCTACTGCTTTTTACGGCAATTGTCTTAGCAACATCCTTAAATATCTTGGTTAAAACCTTTCAACGCCGAGGTATCAAGCGATTTAGTGCGGTTCTTTTGTCAATGTTGTTGCTTATTTTTGTGAGTGTTAGTTGTGTTTGGATTGTTATACCACCGTTTATTGACCAGTTTCAAGATTTAGGTAAATTAATTCCCCAAGGGATAGAAAGATTAAACACCTGGACTGATTTACTTTCAGAGCGTCTCGATCCTCGAATAATAACTTTATTGCCAGATACCGAAGAATTAAATCGGCAATTACAACCTCTGCTCAACCAATTTTTAGGTAGCGGGTTAACAATTTTCTACAATTCTTTGGGCGTTTTGTTAGGTATTTTGCTGCTGTTAGCCATCACTTTAATGTTACTTGCCGATCCTATGACTTATCGGCAGGGTTTTAAGCGGTTATTTCCTGCCTTCTATCGTCGCCGAGTTGAAGAGATTTTAAATCTATGTGCAGAAGGTTTAGAAGGATGGCTAGTAGGGATTTTATTCAATATGGTGGTAATTGCTATTTTGAGCTTTACTGTACTTTTACTACTAGGTATTCCCTTGGCTCTATCTCAAGCAATGCTAGCGGGGGTAATGACTTTTATTCCTAATTTAGGGCCAACCTTAAGTGTAATTTCGCCTATGGCGATCGCTCTGATTGAAGCTCCTTGGAAAGCTCTAGCTGTCCTAGTTCTTTATATAATTATTCAACAGATTGAAAGTAATATTTTGACTCCGATTGTGATGGCGCAACAGGTTGCTTTGCTGCCAGCGATTACTCTATTGTCTCAGCTATTTTTTGCCACTTTTTTTGGTTTTCTTGGTCTATTTCTCTCCCTACCCTTAACCGTAGTTGCTCAGATTTGGTTTAAAGAAGTAATTGTTAAAGATGTTTTAGATAATTGGAATTATTCTTTTACAGGAAATCAAAACTTAGAAAAAAAAATAGTGATTAAAGAAGTAGCAACCTCAGAAGAAGAATAACGAGTCAAATCGGTAATTAGTAATTAGTAATCAGTAACCAGTAATCAATTACATGCGAACAATTGCTGAAATAAATGAAAAAATTAGTCGTGGTCAAGCCGTCGCTTGGACAGTAGCAGAAGTTAAGGCAAAAGTTCCTCAGCTAGGCATCAGCAAAATCTTTGAACAGGTAGATGTTGTCACAACGGGGACATTTGAGCCAATGGAGTCCACGGGAGCAATTATTAATCTGGGACATACCGATCCGCCGATTAAGATTCGCCAATGTTGGCTTGATGGTATTGCTGCCTATGCTGCTTTTGGGGCAGTGGATCTTTATTTGGGAGCAACTGCCACAGCGGACTACAATCTTCAAGAAAGCGATCCTAATTTACGAGAAGGTATCGGTGGGGAAAAAGGTGGTGGTCATGTAATCGAGGACTTGATTGCAGGGAGAGCCGTCCAACTTAAAGCGATCGGTCAAAAAACTGATTGTTATCCCAGAGCAATGTGGGAAAATGCGA carries:
- the lipA gene encoding lipoyl synthase, encoding MNHSAHSSTKNHWHTEATSLPAWLKRPIGKASELSTVQKIIKQRDIHTICEEGRCPNRGECYSNRTATFLLMGQTCTRACAFCQVEKGHAPMILDPDEPKKVADAVKLLGLRYVVLTSVARDDLDDGGAAWFVRVMTAIRQENPSTQIEVLTPDFWSGKSADISQQQRVATVVTAKPVCYNHNLETVPRLQAPVRRGAKYDRSLNVLRFVKEIDSSIATKSGLMLGLGETEAEVIQTLKDLRQIKCDRLTLGQYMRPSLAHLPVVKYWTPDEFTRLGAIAQDLGFSHVRSAPLVRSSYHAGEE
- a CDS encoding response regulator, translated to MSTHKILVIDDSKVIRMRVKDMLPEGNFDIIEAKDGLEGFNLIRTENPNLIMLDFLLPKMSGWEVYQEIQKQSQYRSIPLVLMSGRKEEVTDKITEPFEYFSFVEKPFDKEQLINAIRDAMMKAKKQPQALVTASPKAASGANANLSALTAEIEYLKSKVYRLEQESEQMKKQFNQLVTFIKQKLR
- a CDS encoding AI-2E family transporter; the encoded protein is MNFGAWIGLIVFFISIYILWQIKQLLLLLFTAIVLATSLNILVKTFQRRGIKRFSAVLLSMLLLIFVSVSCVWIVIPPFIDQFQDLGKLIPQGIERLNTWTDLLSERLDPRIITLLPDTEELNRQLQPLLNQFLGSGLTIFYNSLGVLLGILLLLAITLMLLADPMTYRQGFKRLFPAFYRRRVEEILNLCAEGLEGWLVGILFNMVVIAILSFTVLLLLGIPLALSQAMLAGVMTFIPNLGPTLSVISPMAIALIEAPWKALAVLVLYIIIQQIESNILTPIVMAQQVALLPAITLLSQLFFATFFGFLGLFLSLPLTVVAQIWFKEVIVKDVLDNWNYSFTGNQNLEKKIVIKEVATSEEE